From Triticum aestivum cultivar Chinese Spring chromosome 4A, IWGSC CS RefSeq v2.1, whole genome shotgun sequence, a single genomic window includes:
- the LOC123082184 gene encoding uncharacterized protein — translation MWVPVETAPPPNAHELHSLSPPSPTLLLRFAHRDSHSPLLSLSSEYLLHPWRFRAAAPSGSRRAAAGSQGTILGKRKGDGDDIDEIPSKKPKCPPPPPRNRASPSSLLLACKDMPQDRQDAIDEMDFTSLQNIKCGHLSNGLNVWLAGLDDLESREVVVPGRGRLPVKEEYVHRVMGVPRGGKDIPYNIPTKADIKLGLDMFGEFGYTHKMTELLDLITSSDNSDTNFKRMWLMLAGNTVIAPTTSKKVNPRWYVVLRNIDDVKNLNWSKFIADEPHKAVSKGKPTKGCILFYNVSATAFLCFPFVILFFTFLCCCLCVS, via the exons ATGTGGGTTCCGGTTGAAACCGCCCCTCCCCCTAATGCGCATGAACTCCACTCCCTCTCCCCTCCTTCGCCCACATTACTTCTCCGTTTCGCGCACCGCGACTCGCATTCGCCATTGCTCTCCCTCTCCTCCGAGTATCTTCTCCATCCATGGCGTTTCCGGGCGGCGGCGCCGTCTGGTTctcggcgggcggcggctggttcgCAG GGCACAATACTGGGGAAGCGCAAAGGAGATGGTGATGACATTGATGAAATTCCTTCGAAAAAGCCGAAGTGCCCTCCCCCGCCTCCGCGGAACAGGGCCTCACCTAGTTCTCTTTTGCTTGCCTGCAAAGATATGCCTCAAGACAGGCAAGATGCCATTGATGAGATGGACTTCACAAGCCTTCAGAACATCAAGTGCGGCCATCTTTCCAACGGTCTCAATGTGTGGCTTGCCGGGTTGGACGACCTTGAATCCCGTGAGGTGGTCGTTCCAGGGCGGGGCAGGCTTCCTGTTAAAGAAGAATATGTCCATCGTGTGATGGGCGTGCCACGTGGAGGGAAGGATATTCCTTACAACATTCCTACTAAAGCTGATATCAAGTTAGGGCTTGATATGTTTGGTGAATTTGGATATACCCATAAAATGACAGAGCTTCTCGATCTCATCACGAGTTCTGACAACTCTGACACCAATTTCAAGCGGATGTGGCTTATGCTTGCGGGCAATACTGTCATCGCCCCGACAACATCCAAGAAGGTCAACCCCAGGTGGTATGTTGTGTTG CGAAACATTGACGATGTTAAAAATCTGAACTGGTCCAAGTTCATCGCTGATGAACCTCACAAGGCTGTTTCAAAAGGCAAGCCTACCAAGGGTTGTATTCTTTTCTACAATGTTAGTGCTACcgctttcctttgctttccttttGTCATTTTATTTTTCACATTTCTTTGTTGTTGTTTGTGTGTATCCTGA